The following is a genomic window from Acidimicrobium ferrooxidans DSM 10331.
ACCATGGCGAGGCTCCGGTACGTCGCGCGTGCTACGCGGCCGATCGCACCGGTCACATGATCTTGCAGACGCTGTTCCAACAGTGCGTCGCTCGTGGTGTCCAATTCTTCAACGAGTTCCAGGTGTTCGACGTCCTCTTCGAAGGCGAAGGGAACGATCGGCGTGCTGCGGGCGTCGTGGCCTACGAGCTCGCGACGGGAGATCTCCACGTCTTCGCCGCGAAGGCGGTGATGTTCGCGACCGGGGGATTCGGCCGTGTCTTTCAGATCTCCTCGAACGCACACACGCTCACTGGAGATGGTCCCGCAGTGCTCCTGCGGCGCGGGGTGCCGCTCGAGGACATGGAGTTCTACCAGTTCCACCCAACCGGCATCTACGGGATCGGCATCTTGCTCACCGAGGGTGCCCGTGGCGAGGGTGGCATCTTGCGCAACGGACTCGGCGAGCGCTTCATGGAGCGCGTCGCGCCGACGGTGAAGGACCTCGCCCCGCGCGACATGGTCGCGCGAGCGATTCACGCCGAGATCCGTGAGGGTCGCGGGGCCGGGCCTGACAAGGACTATGTCTATCTCGACCTCACGCATCTACCGCCGGAGCAGATCGACGCGAAGCTCCCCGACATCTCGGGGTTCGTGCGGACCTATCTCGGCCTCGAGCCCAAGCGGGATCCGATCCCCATTCAGCCGACGGCACACTACGCCATGGGCGGTATCCCGACCAACGTGCATGCCGAGGTCGTCGTCGACCCGGCGGGGACGGTGCTGCCAGGGCTCTACGCGGCCGGGGAGTGTGCCTGCGTGTCCGTCCACGGGGCCAACCGGTTGGGGACCAATTCCCTGCTCGACATCAACGTCTTCGGGCGTCGCGGTGGGCGAGCGATGGTCGAGTACGTCGCTGGCGTCGATCACCCCGACATCGCCCGAGGCGCCGAGGAGCCCGTTCGTGAGCACATTGAGCATCTTCGGAGCCACAAGGGGTCCGAGCGTGTCGGCGCGTTGCGGACGACGCTGCAGGCTGCCATGATGCGCGATGCGTCGGTCGTGCGCACTGGGGAGTCGCTCGCCGAGGCCCATCGTGTGATCCGCGAGCTGAAGGAGCGCTACCACGACGTCGCCATCGACGACAAGGGATCGGTCTTCAACTTCGATCTCACGGAGGCGCTCGAACTCGGGAACCTGCTCGACCTCGCCGAGGTGCTCGTGATCGGTGCGGAGGCTCGCACCGAGAGCCGTGGCGCCCACTGGCGTGACGACTACCCCACTCGTGACGACGTGAACTGGATGAAGCACACGCTTGCCTACCGCGAGCCGGACGGATCGATCCGGCTCGACTACAAGCCAGTGGTGTTGGGCAAGTACGAACCTATGGAGCGCAAGTACTGATGACGACGACTCAGTCACCGGCGTCGACCGACGCCACCATGCAGGAGGTGGACGTTCACCTCGTGATCCGTCGCTTCGATCCGGAGGCCGACTCGCGCCCGCGGTGGGAGAGCTACACGGTGCGACAGAAGCCGACGGACACCGTTCTCGCGGCGCTCCACACCGTGAAGTGGACGCTCGACGGATCATTGAGCTTTCGTCGCTCGTGTGCGCACGGGGTCTGCGGGTCGGACGCCATGCTGATCAACGGCGAGAACCGCTTGAGCTGTGTCACCCTCATCAAGGATGTCGGGACCGAGCTGCGCATCGAGCCGGTGCGGGGTCTGCCCGTCGTCAAGGATCTCGTCGTCGACATGGAGCCGTTCTTCGCCCAGTATCGCCAGGTCATGCCGTGGCTCGTCAACGACGACGACCCTGGCTTTCGAGAGCGTCGACAATCGCCCGAGGAGCGTGCACGTTTCGACGACACCACGAAGTGCATCTTGTGCGGTGCCTGCTCGACGAGTTGCCCGGTGTACTGGGCTGGGGGCGATTACCTGGGGCCTGCCGCGATCGTTGCCGCGCACCGCTTCATCTTCGACTCCCGCGACCGTGCGGCCGCCGAGCGGCTGGACATCTTGAACCAGCGAGGCGGCGTTTGGCGCTGCCGAACCTCGTTCAACTGTACGCAGGCCTGTCCGCGAGGCATCGCCGTCACGGAGGCCATCGAAGAGGTGAAGCGTGCCATCGTCTCCGACCGGGCGTGACGTTCTGACGCTCGTCGTTCGCGAGCGTGACGGGGTGCGACGCCAGGGCCTTCGCCTCGTCGACGGGGTGCTCGAGCCTGCTGCGATCACCGAGGAGGATGCCCAGGTCGTCGTCGAGGTCGACGACTGGGGTGCTGAGCTCGGAGCGGCCCTGCGTGCGGGTGGTGTGCGCATCGTGCGAGGTGCGACCGACCTCGCCCGGAACGCTAAGGTGCTGAGGGGCGCGACGGGGGTCCGCTCGAGGGGGTGAGCCGTGCTTCGCAGTCGTCGCCCGACTCGTCCGCCACAGCGACCGGGCTGGTATCCAGACGGCTCGGGATGGTTGCGCTACTTCGACGGCCACGGATGGACCGAGCTCGTTCGTGAGCGGCTCGTCCTCGCTGAGTTCCGACCGCAGCCGCCGGTCGCGGAGCGCCCGCCGCATCCCGCGTCGACGAGCCGCCCCAGGCAGGGCGTGCGCATCGCCAGCATCGTCCTCGCGTGCGTGCTGCTCGGAGGTGTTGTGCTTCAGCTCGTGGCGTTGACGCTGTCGCCGCGGTCGCAGGGCTCATCCGTTATCTCCGACCGCGAAGTGCTGGTGCTCGCGAGACATGCATGTGAAGACAGTCCCGTCGGCCAGGCTGCGATCGTGGCGAGCTCCAAGGCGGCTCGATCGGCGGCGGCGTCGCGCGCGGCCCGCTTGACGCAGCTTGCTTCCGAGGCACACCTCGAAGCCCTCGACGACCTCGCGGCCGCGTGGTCGAACGTCGCGGTCGCGTTGGTGCAGGCGGCCCCGCGATCGGCCTCGCTGCGTGCGGCCATCGACGCGGTGAACACCGCGGCGAGCGGTGCGCACGTGGCGTCCTGTCGAGCGTGAGCGTGCGCCGGTTTACTCGCCCTGGCGAGCGCCGTGTGCTATCCTCCAGGCATCCTGCCCAAGGAGGAGTCATGAGCGAACCGTTCATCGACGATCATCTGTTGGTGCGCTATCGCGAGCTGCTCGATGCCGAGGATCAGGCGTTCTCGGAGATGGAGCACGACTTCGAGGAGGGCGATGCGCAACGCTTCGCACTCGACCGCGAGGCCTGGCTTGCGGCGATCCGCCACCGCGTGAGTTTTCTCGACGCGTGTGGGTTGGTACGCCTCGATGTCGTCGTGAGCTAGGTCGCCCCCGGCGCCGACCCTTGACGCTGGTGATCGTTCAGGTCGCGGCGCTACACTAAGCCCAGCACTGCCGGGGGAGTAGTGCTCGGCGCACACGGGGGGAACGATGGGCGCGAGTCACACAGCTGTCGGGGCGTCGGACCAGTCGTCGGCAGGCGACGCTCGGCGTGGTCCGCTGCGAGCGTGGGACGGTCAAGGAACGGCGCCATGTCTCAGAACGCTCCGCTTCGACGCGGACGATGCTGGACTGAGGAGCCGGGCGCTGTCGGGCGAATGGCAGCGTGAAGCGAGATGTCGAGGCGTCGATCCACGGACGTTCTTCCCCGAGCGTGGCGGATCGGCGACGTCGGCCCGGCGCATCTGCGCTGGATGCGGCGTGCGCCTCGAGTGCTTGGAGTTCGCACTCGTGACCGACGAGCGCTTTGGCATCTGGGGTGGCCTGAGCGAACTTGAACGACGGAGTCTGCGCGCCCGGCGCTTCGTCGTGTGAGCGAGACGCTGTGTGAGCGAGACGCTGTGTGAGCCGAAGCATCGGCGAGCGTGGCTCAGGCCACGGGACGGCTCGACTGGAGCGCGAAGGACGCCCTTGCTAGGCTTGCCCGCGTGCTTCGTCCCTACAGAGTGGTTGTCGCCAAGCCCGGACTCGACGGCCACGACCGTGGAGCGAAGGTCGTCGCTCGAGCGCTGCGCGACGCTGGCTTCGAGGTCATCTACACCGGTCTGCACCAAACGGTCGAGCAGATCGTCGAGACCGTGCTCCAAGAGGATGCGGACGCGCTCGGCGTGTCGCTGCTGTCCGGCGCGCACCTGACCCTCGTCCCACGGCTCGTCGACGCGCTCGCTGCGCAGGGCCTTGGACACGTGCTGATCGTCGTCGGCGGCATCATTCCCGAGCACGATATCGATGCCCTGCTCGGGCTCGGCGTGGGCCGTGTGTTCACGCCAGGGTCGTCGCTGACCGAGATCACGTCGTGGCTCGAGGCGCAACTCGATGAGCGGGAGCGCACTGGAGCCGGGCAGGGAGGATAGGCGTGGATCTGAAGGAGTACCAAGGCAAGGACCTGTTCCGCCGTTTCGGGGTGCCGACCTCGGAGGGACGGGTCTGCGTCACGGTCGAGGAGGCGGTTGCCGCGGCCGAGACGCTGGGGTATCCGGTCGTCGTGAAGGCCCAGGTGTTGGTCGGCGGGCGCGGCAAGGCTGGTGGCGTCCGTGTGGCCGCCACCGAGGAGGCGCTCCGCGAGGC
Proteins encoded in this region:
- a CDS encoding DUF2510 domain-containing protein, producing the protein MLRSRRPTRPPQRPGWYPDGSGWLRYFDGHGWTELVRERLVLAEFRPQPPVAERPPHPASTSRPRQGVRIASIVLACVLLGGVVLQLVALTLSPRSQGSSVISDREVLVLARHACEDSPVGQAAIVASSKAARSAAASRAARLTQLASEAHLEALDDLAAAWSNVAVALVQAAPRSASLRAAIDAVNTAASGAHVASCRA
- a CDS encoding succinate dehydrogenase iron-sulfur subunit, which codes for MDVHLVIRRFDPEADSRPRWESYTVRQKPTDTVLAALHTVKWTLDGSLSFRRSCAHGVCGSDAMLINGENRLSCVTLIKDVGTELRIEPVRGLPVVKDLVVDMEPFFAQYRQVMPWLVNDDDPGFRERRQSPEERARFDDTTKCILCGACSTSCPVYWAGGDYLGPAAIVAAHRFIFDSRDRAAAERLDILNQRGGVWRCRTSFNCTQACPRGIAVTEAIEEVKRAIVSDRA
- the sdhA gene encoding succinate dehydrogenase flavoprotein subunit, which encodes MGVNVHHHSYDVVIVGAGGAGLRAAIETAGTVRTAVITKLYPTRSHTGAAQGGMCAALANVEEDSWEWHAFDTVKGSDYLGDQDAIEIMCREAIDAVIDLEHFGLPFSRTPDGKIDQRRFGGHTRNHGEAPVRRACYAADRTGHMILQTLFQQCVARGVQFFNEFQVFDVLFEGEGNDRRAAGVVAYELATGDLHVFAAKAVMFATGGFGRVFQISSNAHTLTGDGPAVLLRRGVPLEDMEFYQFHPTGIYGIGILLTEGARGEGGILRNGLGERFMERVAPTVKDLAPRDMVARAIHAEIREGRGAGPDKDYVYLDLTHLPPEQIDAKLPDISGFVRTYLGLEPKRDPIPIQPTAHYAMGGIPTNVHAEVVVDPAGTVLPGLYAAGECACVSVHGANRLGTNSLLDINVFGRRGGRAMVEYVAGVDHPDIARGAEEPVREHIEHLRSHKGSERVGALRTTLQAAMMRDASVVRTGESLAEAHRVIRELKERYHDVAIDDKGSVFNFDLTEALELGNLLDLAEVLVIGAEARTESRGAHWRDDYPTRDDVNWMKHTLAYREPDGSIRLDYKPVVLGKYEPMERKY
- a CDS encoding cobalamin B12-binding domain-containing protein, which encodes MAQATGRLDWSAKDALARLARVLRPYRVVVAKPGLDGHDRGAKVVARALRDAGFEVIYTGLHQTVEQIVETVLQEDADALGVSLLSGAHLTLVPRLVDALAAQGLGHVLIVVGGIIPEHDIDALLGLGVGRVFTPGSSLTEITSWLEAQLDERERTGAGQGG
- a CDS encoding WhiB family transcriptional regulator, whose protein sequence is MGASHTAVGASDQSSAGDARRGPLRAWDGQGTAPCLRTLRFDADDAGLRSRALSGEWQREARCRGVDPRTFFPERGGSATSARRICAGCGVRLECLEFALVTDERFGIWGGLSELERRSLRARRFVV